The window ACCAGAGCGGGTTCAACTACGCCATGCTGGTGCTTTTTGCCGCGCTCGGCGTGATCGGGTCGATCCTCGGCTGCATCCTGATGTTCCGCCGCCGCAAGGCGCGCCCGGTGCCGCTGATCGACAAGTGATCCGATGAACGAGGAAATCCTCACCCCGGTGCTCGACTGGCTCGACCTTGCGGGCGTGGCGATTTTCGCGCTGACCGGCGCGCTGGTCGCTGCGAAGGAGAAGCAGACGCTTGTCACCCTGTCCTTCTTTGCGCTGATCACCGGCGTAGGCGGCGGCACGATCCGCGACCTGCTGATAGAGGCTCCGGTGTTCTGGATCGCCGACCCGTGGGTCGCGGCAATCTGCCTCGGCATGGCGCTGTTCGCATGGTTCACCCCCACCCGCTGGTGGGAGGGCCGCTTCCTCTCCATTGTCGACGGCCTGGGGCTCGCAGCCTACGCGGTGCTCGGCACGGCAAAGGCGCTGGAATACGGCGTACCGCCGGTCCCGGCCTTCCTCATGGGGGTCATCACCGGCTGCGCGGGAGGCATCATCCGCGACGTGATCGCTGGGCGCCCGTCCATCCTGATGCGCCCGGAACTCTATGTCACGGCGGGAGCACTGTCGGCCGCGCTCACCGTGGCAGGCGGCATGGCCGGATTCGAGCGCTGGTATGTCTGGATCGCGGCGACAGTGGCCGGGTTCGGCCTGCGCCTCGCCGCGATCAGGTGGA of the Qipengyuania gaetbuli genome contains:
- a CDS encoding trimeric intracellular cation channel family protein translates to MNEEILTPVLDWLDLAGVAIFALTGALVAAKEKQTLVTLSFFALITGVGGGTIRDLLIEAPVFWIADPWVAAICLGMALFAWFTPTRWWEGRFLSIVDGLGLAAYAVLGTAKALEYGVPPVPAFLMGVITGCAGGIIRDVIAGRPSILMRPELYVTAGALSAALTVAGGMAGFERWYVWIAATVAGFGLRLAAIRWNLALPAYDERGASKE